GTGCAGCGGTTGTTGCGAAACGACCCATGCCACAGATCTGGGACGTCGCACCGGACGCGATCAGCTCGACCGGATCACGTTTGGCGGAGGAAGGGTGTGAAGCCCGGCTTCATCAACCAATTGTGCTCAGGTCCCCGGTTGAAGTGATTGGGCGCCCGCGCTGCGGCTTTCTAGCTTGCCATGCGCAGGCATCTGATTCGCAACGTTCAGATCGCTGGCTCGTTTGCCTGCGTCCGGCGATCTCGCATGCAGGTCCGTATGGCGGCGGGTTCAACGCTATTGCGGCTTTGCCGCTCAAGCGCAGGTCTGTGCCTTTCGCTCTTGTTTGTGCTCGGCGGAACGCGAGCCATTCTTGCGGATCCTGAGATGGACGCGCACGTACGAGCGATCGTGACGGAGAACATTGCTCCGCTGACGACGGCCGACCATCCAGGCGGCGTCGCAGCCGCCGTTTACGTCGCCGGCCGGATACAGTTCTTCAATTTCGGGTTCGCTGATGAGGCCGAGAGGCGGCCCGTCACGTCGGACACGCTGTTCAATGTCGCTTCGGTGCGAAAGTTGTTCGAGGCTACGCTGGTCGCGCTCGGCGTGCTCCGCGGCGAATTGAGGTTGGACGACCCCGTCAACAAATACGTCACCGAATTGCACGGCGATTATATCAGCCGGGTAACCATTGGCCAGCTCGTGACCCACACATCCGGCCTCTTGCTGCCGACGGATCATCCGCCGTGGCCAAACACCTCGTACTCCCTGGCCGAATTCGTCGACATGTTGAACGCCTGGACGCCGCGGGCCGGCGAAGAGCCCGGCAAGCAGCGCACCTATACGCACGCGGGCTATGTCCTGCTCCAGCTCGCACTTGAGCGTCGCTATGGAGTTCCGATCGGACAACTTGTCGAAAGCCGTATTCTGACGCCCCTCGGCATGCATTCGACGCTGATCCCGGAACGCGGGCGTGATAACCGTGCGATCATGCCGCCGGAGCTATTGCAGAAAGCCGTCCAGGGCTACTCCGACGAAGGCTTGCCGATTGGTCCTCCCGGAAACCAGCAGAGCTATTTCGATTTTCCGGGCACCGGACAGATGTTCTCCTCCGCACGGGACCTCGGCACCTTGATGGCGGCCTGCATCGACGGCTACGTGGCCGACCCGCAGTTGCGCGAAGCCTTGCGAATGACCCAGCGCGAGGTATTCCATGTCGACACGGAGTTCGGACAAGCGATGGCTTGGGAAAATGTAGATCTTGGCGAAGCCGTCATCGTCGACAAGCCGGGCGGCCTCAACAATGCGTCAGCCTATGTGGGACTGGTGCCGGCGAGAAGGATCGGGTTGCTTCTCCTGGCGAACCGTGGCGAATTATCTCCTCATGAGATCGCCCGCTATCACATCCTCCCGGCGTTAGCGCGGCCGTAGGTGGAGATTCATCGGAGAGCTCGATCGTGATGGCCGGCTCGGAAGGCGGCCGCGAGGGCCAGATGGCAACGGTCTTGGCCACGGGAAGCCACGCCTCAACGATCCGAGCTCACGCCCTGCCAGCCCGTCACTTCGGATTTGTGCCGCCTTGCTCGCCCCGGATTCGCGCTACTCCGCAGTGATCTGCGCGTCCTTGACGACTTTGGCCCAGCGCGGACGATCCTTGGCGATCAGGTCTGCCAGGCGTTGAGGCGGGCCGCCTTGCGCGATCAAGCCCTGCTTGCCGAGAAGCGCGCGAACGTTCGGCTCCGCAAGTATCTCGTTGAACACCGCGTTGTAGCGGTCGACGATCTCCTTCGGCGTATTGGCCGGCGCGAGAACGCCGTACCACAAATCGACATCGAAGTCGGTGACGCCGAGTTCTGCGAGCGTCGGCACATTTGCCGCTTGCGGCGTCCGCTTTTGGCTACCCACAGCGAGGATGCGGATTTGTCCGGTTTCCGCGAGCGGAAGCGCGGTATGGACCGGCAGGAACATGGCCGAGACGTGTCCGCCCGCCAGATCCTTCAGCGCGCCGGCCGACCCTGAATAAGGAATGTGTGTCAGGTTGATCTGCGCCGTTAGCTTGAACAGTTCCATCGCAAGATGTTGCGGCGTGCCGCGGCCGGGAGACGCGTAGTTGATCTCGCCCGGCTTGCTGCGGGCAAGCGCGATCAGTTCCGCGAGCGTGCTGACGCCAAGCGAGGGATGAACGACGAGCGCCAAGGCACCCGTTGCGATCTCGGCGATCGGTACAAAATCCTTCTGCGGATCGTAGGGTACCGTCGGATAAAGGCTCGCATTCATCACGAACGTATTGACGGTCACCAGCAAGTTCTGGCCATCAGGCGCAGTACGCGCTGCGGCCTGCGTGCCGATGTTGCCGCTGGCGCCGGGCTTGTTCTCGACGATGACAGGGTGATTCCAGCGCTGCCGCAGTTCCTCGCTGAGTATGCGCGCGAGCAGGTCAGGCCCCGTGCCCGGTGAGAAGGGGACGTTGAGCCGGATTGGTTGCTGCGACTGCCCGTGAGCGAGTCCAGGCATCATGGGGGCAAAGGCTGCGGCGAGAATCCCCAGCACCGTGCGGCGCGAATGCATGCCGCTTGCGGAATCGATCGCCACGCTTTCCTCCTATGCTTGCCCACCAGCAACCCGGCCTGAGGACTTTTCTTGTTAAAATCTCTTAATGTGAGATTATGATGCATTATGCGTCGATCTCGCTCCAGTTCAAGATTGATTCTGCCGGATCGGGAAAAAGTATCTGCCCCGAGGGGGCCACGCGCCAAATTGGAGCAAAGTCAGACGATGCGGCGTGAGGCATGAAGCCGAAGAACAGCCTGGAACGGGTGCTTGCGGTCCTCGAGGTGTTTTCCGAGGAGCGGCTGGAATGGACGCCCGAGGATCTGATGCGCGAACTCGGCTATAGCCGGCCGACGCTCTACCGCTACCTGAAGATCCTCAAAGACGCCGGTTTCCTGATGTCGACGCGCAACTCCGGCGTCACGCTGGGGCCGAAGGTCGTCGAGATGGATTATCTGACGCGCCGCTCCGACCCGCTGGTGCTGCTCGGCGTGCCTTACCTGAAGCAGCTGACGGCTGACCATTCCTGCACCGCCATGGTCTTGCGCTGGTACGGCAACAAGATTCTTTGCGTGGCCTCCGAATCCTCCACCAGGAACCCGATCAGTTCCTATCCGCGTGGCCGGCCGATGCCGCTCGGGCGCGGCGCGATCGCGCGCTCGATCCTGGCGCTGCTGCCCCGGCCGCGCCTGCTGCCGCTGATCGAGCGTAATCTCGCCGACCTGCGCGCGGTTGGTCTCGGCGACACCGCCGATGATGTCCTGAAAAGCCTGAGGAAGGTCCGCAAGGCCGGCTTTTGCGTCGCCTATGGCGAGGTCACCCCGGGCGCCGTCGGCATCGCCGCGCCTGTCGTCGACGATCGCGATTCCCCGATCGCCAGCGTCTGCGTCACCATTGCCGGCAATCTGGTGACAGGCGCGCAGATCGATCAGATCGGCGCCGAGGTCCGGCGCGTGGCGTCGCAGATTTCGGCCGATCAGGCGAACGGGAAAGCTGAGCAAAATCTTATATTGTGAGATTTTTCTTGACTCAAGGCAGGACCTGTTCTCATTTTTGCCGCCCGCGCGCCAATCAGCCAATCGCAAGAAGCCAAAATGAACATGCCCGCCGAATCAGCCACACAAGTCGTCATTGTCGGGGGTGGGCCGGTTGGCCTTGGTCTCGCGATCGACCTCGGCCAGCGCGGCACTAACTGCATTCTGGTCGAGCGCTACGTCAGCCCGCAGCCGATCCCGAAGGGTCAAAACCTGACCCAGCGCACCCTCGAGCACTTTTACTTCTGGGGCGCGGAGGCGGAGCTTCGGACGGCACGAACGATCCCGCCCGATTACGGCATCGGCGGCATGACATCCTACGGCACGCTGCTGAGCGGCTATCGGTATGACTGGCTGCAGCGCGAGCTGGTGCGGCCTTACTACTTCACCGACAACGAACGGCTGCCGCAATACGCCACCGAGGCCGTGCTACGGCAGCGCTTGAGTCAGTTGCAGAACGTCGAGACAGTTTATGGCTGGAGCGCCTCGGGCATCGCGCAGGACGCCGAGGGCGTGCAAGTGACGATCGCCGAGCGCAACAGCGCTCGGCAGCGCGTGCTGCGAGCAGACTATGCGGTCGGCTGCGACGGCAGTCGCTCGCTGGTGCGCGAGGCGGCCGGCATCACCCAGACGCTAACCGACCACGACCGGCTGATGGTGCTGCTGGTGTTCCGCTCGACCGGTCTGCACAAGTTGCTGGAGCGCTATCCCAACAAGTCCTTCTACAACGTGCTGCATCCGGACTTGCAGGGCTACTGGAAATTCTTCGGCCGCGTCGATCTTGGCACCACCTGGTTCTTCCACGCACCGGTGCCGCTCGGTACGACCAAAGACAATTTCGATTTCCGCAGGCTCCTGCATGGGGCGGTCGGCGAAGAATTCGACGTCGCGTTCGAACACATCGGCTTCTGGGAGCTGCGCGTCGCGATCGCCGATCAATACCGCGCTGGCCGCGTCTTCATCGCCGGCGATGCCGCGCACAGCCATCCGCCCTATGGCGGTTACGGCATCAACACCGGGCTCGAAGACGCCGCCAATCTCGGCTGGAAGCTTGCGGCGGCGCTGCAGGGCTGGGCCGGCGCGCATCTGCTGGATACCTATGGCGAGGAACGCCGCCCGGTGTTCGCGTCGACCGCGCAGGATTTCATCGAGAAGGCGATCGAGGGCGACCGGAAATTTTTGGCCAGCTTCGATCCCGCGGCCGACAAGGCTGCGTTCGAGGCCGAATGGCAGGCGCGCTCGTCCGGCGCGCGTTCGGAAGTGAATTCGTTCGAGCCGAATTACGAGGGCTCCTCGATCGTCGCAGGCCCGCCTGGCGCCGCCTGCAGCGCGATCGGGTCCCATCAATTCTTGGCGCGCGCCGGGCATCATCTGGCGCCGCGACAACTTTTGTCGGGCCGCAATGTCTTCGAGGAACTGGGCGAAGGGTTTACGCTGTTCGATTTCGGCGCGCCGGACGCCGCCGCCACGGTCAGGCGAGCCGCCGACGCCAGCGGCGTAACGCTCAAGCCCGTCGAGAACAATTGCGCGGAAGCGAGGGAATTCTACAAGGCGGCGCTGGTGCTGGTCCGGCCCGATCAATTTGTCGCCTGGGTTTCGGACGGCGATGTGACAGACGCGGAGGTCATGATCCGTCGCGTGGTCGGCGGCCATCCCTGACAGATCGCCCCAGTTCTGTCGTCGAACAGGAACGCGTCGAAGGCAGGCAAGGAAACACAAGGAACAGGCTATGAGTCGATACAGTGCCGCGCATTATTTCCTCGAAGGTCTCGTCGACCTCGGCGTCGAGTATATCTTCGCCAATCTCGGCACCGATCATGTCTCGCTGATCGAGGAGATCGCGCGCTGGGACCGCGAAGGCCGCAAGCATCCGGAAGTGATCCTTTGCCCGCACGAGATCGTGGCCGTTCACATGGCCGGCGGATATGCGCTGGCGACCGGCAGGGGACAGGCGGTGTTCGTGCATGTCGACGCCGGGACCGCCAATGCCTGCATGGCGATCCAGAACCTGTTTCGGTATCGGCTGCCGGTGATGCTGTTCGCCGGACGCGCGCCCTTCACGCTGCATGGTGAATTGACCGGATCCCGCGACACCTATGTGCACTTCGTGCAGGATCCCTTCGACATCGCCAGCATCGTGCGCCCCTACGTAAAATGGGAGTATTCGCTGCCCTCCGGCGTCGTCGTAAAGGAAGCGCTCGCCCGCGCCGGCGCCTTCATGCACAGCGACCCACCCGGGCCGGTCTACATGATGCTTCCGCGCGAGACGCTGGCCGAGGAGTGGGAAGAAGCGCGGATGCCGGCCTACAATCCCGCGCGCTATGGCGGCGTCGCAGCCGGCGGCATCGATCCCGCTCGCGTCGATGCCATCGCCACGCGATTGATGGCGGCGGAAAATCCGATCGCGCTGACGGCCTATCTCGGGCGCAATGCCGGCGCGGTCGCGGCGCTGGAGCGCCTCGCGCTTGCCTGCGGCATCCGGATTGCCGAGTTCAACTCGATCGACCTCAATGTTTCGCAGAATTCGCCGTGCTTTGCCGGTTTCGATCCGATGCCTCTGCTGGAACAGGCCGACGTCGGACTGCTGCTCGATACCGACGTACCTTTTGTGCCGCAATACGCCAGGCGCGTCGAAGCGATCGACTGGATCCAGATCGACATCGATCCATTGAAGTCGGATTTCCCGATGTGGGGATTCCCGACCGACATCAGGGTGCAGGCCGATTGCGCGACGGTGCTGCGGCAGGTGCTCGAGGTGGTCGCGGCGCGCGCCGATGACGGCTATCGCAAACGCATCGTCGACCGGATTGCCGGCTGGAGCAGCGCCCGCGAGGCCGCGGACAGGCGGCGCGCATCCGCAGCCGCGAACAAGGGCGCACCCGGCGCGATCAGCGCGCCATATTTGTTCGCGACCTTGAACCGCGCGCTATCGCAGGACGATATCGTCGTCAACGAAGCGATCCGCAATGCGCCGCTGGTGCAGGAGCATATCCGCCGCACGCGGCCGGGAAGCTATGTCGGCCTCGCCGGCGGCGGGCTCGGCTTCAGCGGCGGCATGGCGCTGGGCCTGAAGCTGGCGCAGCCGGAGCGACGCATCGTGCAGATCATCGGCGACGGCGGCTTTCATTTTTCCTCGCCGGACTCGGTATTTGCCGTCGCCCAGCAATATCAAATCCCGATTCTGACGGTCGTGCTCGACAATGGCGGCTGGCAGGCGGTCAAGTCGTCGGTGCAGCGGGTTTATCCGAAGGGTGCCGCCGCGGCGACCAATTCCTTTCAATCGCAACTGCGCTCAGGCCGGCAGGGCGAGCAGCGAAGCTTTTCCGATATCGGCCGCGCGTTCGGCGCGCACGCTGAATTCGTCGGCGATCCGGATGAACTCGCCGCGACCGTCGATCGCTGTCTCGCCGCCGTCGACAGCGGGATTGCCGCCGTCCTGCATGTCCAGATCACGCCGCTCTAGCTGATAATCCAGACTTGTTCGCCGTGCCCCAAATTGCGCATCAAGATGCATTTTGTCCCGGGAGGGATCGAGATCATGAAAACCTTTGGCCGCGTGGCGCTGGCCGCCATCTGTTTGAGCTGTTCCGGTCTCGTGCATGCTGCCGACGAGGTCAAATATCCGACCCGGCCGATTCACATCGTGGTCGGCTTCACGCCGGGCGGCGGCAACGACATCATCGCCCGCGTCGTCGGGCAAAAGCTGTCGGAAAGTCTCGGCCAGCCGGTCATCATTGAAAACAAGCCCGGCGCGGGTGCGATCCTTGCCACCGAATACGTCGCGCGGTCTGCACCCGACGGTTACACGCTGCTGGTCGGTGCCAGCGGCGCGATGGTCATCAATCCGGCAGTCTATGAGAAACTGAGTTACGACACGATGCGGGATTTCACGCCGGTGTCCGAGCTTGGATCGTTTCCATTGATCCTGATCGTCAACGCCGCCTCGCCGTTCAAGTCGTTGGCCGATCTCGTCGCTTATGCAAAGGCGAATCCCGACAAGGCGAACTATTCGAGTTCCTCCGCCGCCTTCCAACTCGCAACCGAACTGTTCAAGCAGAAGACCGGCGTGCCGATGCAGATGATTCCCTACAAGGGGGCCAACGATTCCGTCACCGCGGTGATCTCGGGCGAGGTGACCGCGACGATTGCCGATGCCGGACCGGTGACCAGCCAGGTTAACGGCGGTCAAGCCCGCGCGCTCGGAGTTGCTGCGCCGAAGCGGATGGACAGTTTGCCCGATGTGCCAACCATGAAGGAAGCGGGCGCCGATGTCGAAGCGGTGTTGTGGAGCGGCATATTCGTGCCCGCGGCGACGCCGGTCGAGATTGTCAGGAAGCTGGAAGCTGAATTCGTCCGCATTGCGCGGTTGCCGGACGTTGTCGCCCGCCTCAAGCTGCTCAACATCGATTCTGTCGGCAATTCATCGGAAGAGTTTTCGCGCATTATCGCGGCGGATCTCGAACGGTGGCGAGCGGTCGCCCGCGCCGGCAACATCAAGATAGCCCAATAGAACCGTCGTACGCGGAGACGAGGAAATGGCCGAGCGGCTGCATGCTGATGTCGTGGTGGTTGGCGCAGGCCCGGTCGGGCTGACTTTGGCAACGGATCTCGCCTGGCGCGGCGTCGACGTCATCGTGCTGGAATCCCGCGCGTCGGGCGAGCCGCCCAGCGTCAAGTCGAACCACGTCTCGGCGCGTTCGATGGAAATCTTTCGCCGGCTCGGCGTCGCGCAAAAGGTGCGCGACGCCGGGTTACCGGCGGATTATCCCAACGACGTGGTCTATCGCACCACGTTTCTCGGACGCGAAATCACACGCATCAAAATTCCGTGCCGCGCCGAGCGCTATACCGCCAAGGACGGCCCGGATACCTGGTGGCCGACGCCGGAGCCGCCGCACCGGATCAACCAGATCTATCTCGAACCGGTGTTGTTCGCCCATCTGTCGGCAATGCCGAGCGCACGCATTTTCAACGGCACGTCATTGGTCGATTTTACGCAAGGCACGGAAGGAGTCACTGCCTTCGCCACCGCGAACGGCAGGGAGATCGAGATCTCCTGCAAGTACCTGGTCGGCTGCGACGGCGGCCGCTCGCTGGTGCGCAAGAAAATCGGCGCGACGCTGAGCGGCGACGTCGCCCTGCAGCATGTGCAGTCGAGTTACATTCGCGCGCTAAAACTGCTCGGCATGCTGCTGGAACAAGGTGGCACTCCGGCATGGGGATCCTTCTCACTGAACGCGCGGCAATCCGGCAATGTCTACGCCATCGACGGCAAGCAGAACTGGTTGGTTCATGTCTATCTCAAGCCGGGGATCACGGACTTTGAGGCGGTCGACCGCGACGCCGCGATCCGCACCGTGCTCGGCGTTGACCAGGATTTCGAGTACGAACTGCTCAGCAAGGAAGACTGGGTTGGGCGCCGCCTGATCGTCGACAAGGTGCGCGACAACAAGGTCTTCATCTGCGGCGATGCCTGTCATCTCTGGGTGCCCT
This portion of the Bradyrhizobium sp. AZCC 2262 genome encodes:
- a CDS encoding serine hydrolase, giving the protein MDAHVRAIVTENIAPLTTADHPGGVAAAVYVAGRIQFFNFGFADEAERRPVTSDTLFNVASVRKLFEATLVALGVLRGELRLDDPVNKYVTELHGDYISRVTIGQLVTHTSGLLLPTDHPPWPNTSYSLAEFVDMLNAWTPRAGEEPGKQRTYTHAGYVLLQLALERRYGVPIGQLVESRILTPLGMHSTLIPERGRDNRAIMPPELLQKAVQGYSDEGLPIGPPGNQQSYFDFPGTGQMFSSARDLGTLMAACIDGYVADPQLREALRMTQREVFHVDTEFGQAMAWENVDLGEAVIVDKPGGLNNASAYVGLVPARRIGLLLLANRGELSPHEIARYHILPALARP
- a CDS encoding Bug family tripartite tricarboxylate transporter substrate binding protein; translated protein: MAIDSASGMHSRRTVLGILAAAFAPMMPGLAHGQSQQPIRLNVPFSPGTGPDLLARILSEELRQRWNHPVIVENKPGASGNIGTQAAARTAPDGQNLLVTVNTFVMNASLYPTVPYDPQKDFVPIAEIATGALALVVHPSLGVSTLAELIALARSKPGEINYASPGRGTPQHLAMELFKLTAQINLTHIPYSGSAGALKDLAGGHVSAMFLPVHTALPLAETGQIRILAVGSQKRTPQAANVPTLAELGVTDFDVDLWYGVLAPANTPKEIVDRYNAVFNEILAEPNVRALLGKQGLIAQGGPPQRLADLIAKDRPRWAKVVKDAQITAE
- a CDS encoding IclR family transcriptional regulator; this translates as MKPKNSLERVLAVLEVFSEERLEWTPEDLMRELGYSRPTLYRYLKILKDAGFLMSTRNSGVTLGPKVVEMDYLTRRSDPLVLLGVPYLKQLTADHSCTAMVLRWYGNKILCVASESSTRNPISSYPRGRPMPLGRGAIARSILALLPRPRLLPLIERNLADLRAVGLGDTADDVLKSLRKVRKAGFCVAYGEVTPGAVGIAAPVVDDRDSPIASVCVTIAGNLVTGAQIDQIGAEVRRVASQISADQANGKAEQNLIL
- a CDS encoding FAD-dependent monooxygenase — encoded protein: MNMPAESATQVVIVGGGPVGLGLAIDLGQRGTNCILVERYVSPQPIPKGQNLTQRTLEHFYFWGAEAELRTARTIPPDYGIGGMTSYGTLLSGYRYDWLQRELVRPYYFTDNERLPQYATEAVLRQRLSQLQNVETVYGWSASGIAQDAEGVQVTIAERNSARQRVLRADYAVGCDGSRSLVREAAGITQTLTDHDRLMVLLVFRSTGLHKLLERYPNKSFYNVLHPDLQGYWKFFGRVDLGTTWFFHAPVPLGTTKDNFDFRRLLHGAVGEEFDVAFEHIGFWELRVAIADQYRAGRVFIAGDAAHSHPPYGGYGINTGLEDAANLGWKLAAALQGWAGAHLLDTYGEERRPVFASTAQDFIEKAIEGDRKFLASFDPAADKAAFEAEWQARSSGARSEVNSFEPNYEGSSIVAGPPGAACSAIGSHQFLARAGHHLAPRQLLSGRNVFEELGEGFTLFDFGAPDAAATVRRAADASGVTLKPVENNCAEAREFYKAALVLVRPDQFVAWVSDGDVTDAEVMIRRVVGGHP
- a CDS encoding thiamine pyrophosphate-requiring protein; translation: MSRYSAAHYFLEGLVDLGVEYIFANLGTDHVSLIEEIARWDREGRKHPEVILCPHEIVAVHMAGGYALATGRGQAVFVHVDAGTANACMAIQNLFRYRLPVMLFAGRAPFTLHGELTGSRDTYVHFVQDPFDIASIVRPYVKWEYSLPSGVVVKEALARAGAFMHSDPPGPVYMMLPRETLAEEWEEARMPAYNPARYGGVAAGGIDPARVDAIATRLMAAENPIALTAYLGRNAGAVAALERLALACGIRIAEFNSIDLNVSQNSPCFAGFDPMPLLEQADVGLLLDTDVPFVPQYARRVEAIDWIQIDIDPLKSDFPMWGFPTDIRVQADCATVLRQVLEVVAARADDGYRKRIVDRIAGWSSAREAADRRRASAAANKGAPGAISAPYLFATLNRALSQDDIVVNEAIRNAPLVQEHIRRTRPGSYVGLAGGGLGFSGGMALGLKLAQPERRIVQIIGDGGFHFSSPDSVFAVAQQYQIPILTVVLDNGGWQAVKSSVQRVYPKGAAAATNSFQSQLRSGRQGEQRSFSDIGRAFGAHAEFVGDPDELAATVDRCLAAVDSGIAAVLHVQITPL
- a CDS encoding Bug family tripartite tricarboxylate transporter substrate binding protein produces the protein MKTFGRVALAAICLSCSGLVHAADEVKYPTRPIHIVVGFTPGGGNDIIARVVGQKLSESLGQPVIIENKPGAGAILATEYVARSAPDGYTLLVGASGAMVINPAVYEKLSYDTMRDFTPVSELGSFPLILIVNAASPFKSLADLVAYAKANPDKANYSSSSAAFQLATELFKQKTGVPMQMIPYKGANDSVTAVISGEVTATIADAGPVTSQVNGGQARALGVAAPKRMDSLPDVPTMKEAGADVEAVLWSGIFVPAATPVEIVRKLEAEFVRIARLPDVVARLKLLNIDSVGNSSEEFSRIIAADLERWRAVARAGNIKIAQ
- a CDS encoding FAD-dependent oxidoreductase, with translation MAERLHADVVVVGAGPVGLTLATDLAWRGVDVIVLESRASGEPPSVKSNHVSARSMEIFRRLGVAQKVRDAGLPADYPNDVVYRTTFLGREITRIKIPCRAERYTAKDGPDTWWPTPEPPHRINQIYLEPVLFAHLSAMPSARIFNGTSLVDFTQGTEGVTAFATANGREIEISCKYLVGCDGGRSLVRKKIGATLSGDVALQHVQSSYIRALKLLGMLLEQGGTPAWGSFSLNARQSGNVYAIDGKQNWLVHVYLKPGITDFEAVDRDAAIRTVLGVDQDFEYELLSKEDWVGRRLIVDKVRDNKVFICGDACHLWVPYAGYGMNAGIADAANLAWLLAARLEGWGGEGILAAYAAERLPITDQVSHFAMDHAHAMAKARVSVSDAIEADGPEADAYRAAVGKTTYDLNVQQYCCAGLNFGYFYQGSPIIVYDGEAAPPYTMGEFTPSTVPGARLPHIWLEDGRSLYNALGPFYTLLRLDPDIDVSSLTNAAATACVPLTVLDISSFEAAKLFARNLILVRPDQHVAWRGNGVPANPDWLVNIIRGAGSA